One stretch of Suricata suricatta isolate VVHF042 chromosome 13, meerkat_22Aug2017_6uvM2_HiC, whole genome shotgun sequence DNA includes these proteins:
- the TMEM250 gene encoding transmembrane protein 250: MTPMLATARTPPLPQASPSAPAPMPVMPIPRRVRSFHGPHTTCLHAACGPARASRLARTKYNNFDVYVRARWLYGFIRFLLYFSCSLFTAALWGALAALFCLQYLGVRVLLRFQLKLSVLLLLLGRRRVDFRLLNELLIYGIRVTVLLVGGLGWCFLVFVDM, encoded by the coding sequence ATGACGCCTATGCTGGCCACTGCCCGGACACCGCCGCTGCCACAAGCTAGCCCCAGCGCGCCGGCCCCAATGCCGGTCATGCCCATCCCGCGGCGGGTGCGCTCCTTCCACGGCCCGCACACCACCTGCCTGCACGCGGCCTGCGGGCCGGCGCGCGCCTCCCGCCTGGCGCGCACCAAGTACAACAACTTCGACGTCTACGTGCGGGCGCGCTGGCTCTACGGCTTCATCCGCTTCCTGCTCTACTTCAGCTGCAGCCTGTTCACGGCGGCGCTGTGGGGCGCGCTCGCCGCCCTTTTCTGCCTGCAGTACCTGGGCGTGCGCGTCCTGCTGCGCTTCCAGCTCAAGCTCtcggtgctgctgctgctgctgggccgCCGGCGCGTGGACTTCCGCCTCCTGAACGAGCTGCTCATCTACGGGATCCGTGTCACCGTGCTGCTGGTCGGGGGCCTGGGCTGGTGCTTCCTGGTCTTCGTGGACATGTGA